The bacterium genome segment TATGTCAGATAAAAGCTGCCATTGAAATAGGAAGACGGTTTAGGGAAATAGAGTTATCAGAAAAGAAACCTAAGATTTCAAGACCGGCAGATGTTGTTAAATATATAATGCCTCGAATGAGGGACCTAAAAAGGGAGATTTTTAAAGTTATACACCTTGATTCTAAAAATAGAATTTCTGAGGTAACAGAGAGTGAAGAAGGAACAGTAAATCAAGCTTACCCAATTATAAGAGAAGTTTTTAAGGTTGCTATAGAGAATTTTTCTGCTTCAATTATCTGTGTACATAACCATCCCTCGGGAGACCCATCTCCGAGTAATGAAGATAAAACGTTTACCAAACAGATTGTAAAGGCAGGTGAGGTTCTTCATATAAAGGTGCTTGACCATATAATAATTGGAGATGATTCTTATTATAGTTTTGCCGACCACTCTCTTATGTAAAAACATCCCACCCTATAAAAGGAAAATTTAAATATGTATGATATTATCATTAGAAACGGTTTGATTGTTAATGGAATAGAAAAGAGTCATATTGCTGATATAGGTATAAATAGTGATTCTATTGTGAAAATTGGAAATATAGATGAGGTCGGTATAGAAGAGATAGATGCTACTGGAAAAATTGTAACTCCCGGTTTTATAGATTTTCATAGCCATAACGACCGTGTTTCTATGCATAAAACACCTATGTTAGCAAAGATAACACAAGGTATTACATCAGAAGTAATAGGTAATTGCGGATATTGTGCAACTGATTCTTACTGTATTGATAAGGGATTGAGTATAGAAAAAGATATTATTACTGTTTTAGGTAATTGCCCTAAAGGTGTTAACCCGTTGTCTTGGGAAGAAAACCTTGATTACCTTGATAAACAACCTCTACTGACCAATCTTATCCCTCTTGCAGGCCATAATAATATCAAAACGTCTATTATGGGGATTGAAGATAGACAAGCAAACGATAAAGAGTTGAAAGCAATGAGAAGAACCATAAGAGAAATAATGGAACTTGGTTATTGGGGGTTTTCGACTGGGCTGATATACCCACCGGGAATATTTGCTTCTACTAACGAAATTGTGTTACTTGCTTCAGAAGTATATTCTTATAGTGGTATTTACACAACACATATTAGAGGAGAATCAAAAAACCTTCTGAACTCTATCAGGGAAGCAATTTCTGTTGGTAAAGAGACAGGTGTTTCAGTTGAAATATCCCACTTAAAAGCAGTAGGTAAGAACAACTGGGATAAGACAGACTCTGCTTTACAAATTATATATCAAGCAAGAGATATGGGGGTTGATGTTAATTTTGACCAATATCCTTACACAGCTTGCTCAACAATTGCAACAATGCTTCTCCCTCCTTGGATGCAAGAGGGTGGACGCAAAGAGATGTTAAGAAGACTTGCAGATAAAAACGATAGACAAAAAGCTCGTTATGATATACTAAATGGAATAGAAGGGTGGGAAAATTTTCTTGCTGACGGACCTGAGAATATAGTTATAAGTCAAGTAAAAACATCTATGAACAGAAAATTTGAAGGGAAAGATCTCCAAGAGATATCTTCCCTATATGGAAAGGATTATATTGAGACCCTTTTTGATTTACTTCAAGAAGAAGAATGTAATATTTTAATGATAACACTTCTACTAAGTGAAGAATCGGTAAAAAAGATACTCAAACAGAAGATAGGATTTGTTGGTACCGATGGAATCCCATGCAGGCGTCCTCATCCAAGGTTGTGGGGGAGTTTTCCAAGAATATTGGGAAAATATGTAAGAGAAGAAAAAGTATTGACCCTCCAGGAGGCTATTTACAAGTTTGCAACAGGTCCTGCTGAAAAACTTACACTTTATAAAAGAGGAGAAATCAAGGAAGGCAATTTTGCTGATATAGTTGTATTTGATAAAAATCAAGTTAAAGACGTAGCTAATTTTCAAAACCCAACAAAGAGGGCAGAAGGTATTGAATATGTGATAGTTAATGGGAAGATAACAATATCAAACTGTAAGTTCACAAATGTTTTTGGTGGTAAACTTTTGCGAAGAGGAGAACATTAATGGTTTCATTAAAAGATATCAGAGCAGCTCGTAACAATATTGTGAAAAAAATATATAGAACGCCTGTATTAACAAAAGAGTTTGTT includes the following:
- the radC gene encoding DNA repair protein RadC, producing the protein MENERSAIKYWPDDEKPREKLLKLGEHNLSNTELLAILLRTGVKGESAVELARRVLQKFKTFRNMSHTSLSQWKGIKGLGEAKICQIKAAIEIGRRFREIELSEKKPKISRPADVVKYIMPRMRDLKREIFKVIHLDSKNRISEVTESEEGTVNQAYPIIREVFKVAIENFSASIICVHNHPSGDPSPSNEDKTFTKQIVKAGEVLHIKVLDHIIIGDDSYYSFADHSLM
- a CDS encoding D-aminoacylase — its product is MYDIIIRNGLIVNGIEKSHIADIGINSDSIVKIGNIDEVGIEEIDATGKIVTPGFIDFHSHNDRVSMHKTPMLAKITQGITSEVIGNCGYCATDSYCIDKGLSIEKDIITVLGNCPKGVNPLSWEENLDYLDKQPLLTNLIPLAGHNNIKTSIMGIEDRQANDKELKAMRRTIREIMELGYWGFSTGLIYPPGIFASTNEIVLLASEVYSYSGIYTTHIRGESKNLLNSIREAISVGKETGVSVEISHLKAVGKNNWDKTDSALQIIYQARDMGVDVNFDQYPYTACSTIATMLLPPWMQEGGRKEMLRRLADKNDRQKARYDILNGIEGWENFLADGPENIVISQVKTSMNRKFEGKDLQEISSLYGKDYIETLFDLLQEEECNILMITLLLSEESVKKILKQKIGFVGTDGIPCRRPHPRLWGSFPRILGKYVREEKVLTLQEAIYKFATGPAEKLTLYKRGEIKEGNFADIVVFDKNQVKDVANFQNPTKRAEGIEYVIVNGKITISNCKFTNVFGGKLLRRGEH